One stretch of Mangifera indica cultivar Alphonso chromosome 9, CATAS_Mindica_2.1, whole genome shotgun sequence DNA includes these proteins:
- the LOC123224750 gene encoding cytochrome P450 98A2 translates to MALPLVLSSILLALLAYKLFQRLRFKLPPGPRPLPIVGNLYDIKPVRFRCFAEWAQAYGPIISVWFGSTLNVIVSNTELAKEVLKENDQQLADRHRSRSAAKFSRDGQDLIWADYGPHYVKVRKVCTLELFTPKRLEALRPIREDEVTAMVESIFKDCTDPQNNGTGVTLRKHLGLVTFNNITRLAFGKRFVNSDGVVDEQGLEFKAVVANGLKLGASLAMAEHIPWLRWMFPLEEEAFAKHGARRDRLTRAIMEEHTLARQQSGGVKHHFVDALLTLKERYDLSEDTIIGLLWDMITAGMDTTAITVEWAMAELIKNPRVQQKAQEELDRVIGFDRVMTEADFPSLPYLQCVAKEGLRLHPPTPLMLPHRANANVKVGGYDIPKGSNVHVNVWAVARDPAVWKDPLEFRPERFFEEDVDMKGHDYRLLPFGAGRRVCPGAQLGINLVTSMLGHLLHHFTWAPAGGMKPEDIDMSENPGLVTYMKTPIQAVPTPRLPSHLYKRVAVDM, encoded by the exons ATGGCTCTCCCTCTGGTACTTTCATCCATTCTCTTGGCCCTTCTTGCATACAAATTATTCCAACGCCTCCGATTCAAGCTCCCACCGGGGCCGCGCCCATTGCCCATTGTTGGGAACCTCTACGACATAAAGCCAGTGAGGTTTCGGTGCTTTGCCGAATGGGCCCAAGCATATGGCCCAATTATATCGGTTTGGTTCGGTTCGACTTTAAACGTTATCGTGTCGAATACGGAACTGGCTAAAGAAGTGCTCAAGGAGAATGATCAGCAGCTGGCTGATAGGCACAGGAGTCGATCAGCTGCAAAGTTCAGCAGAGATGGACAGGATCTTATATGGGCAGACTACGGGCCTCATTATGTGAAAGTTAGAAAGGTTTGTACGCTTGAGCTTTTCACACCGAAGAGACTGGAAGCTTTGAGACCAATAAGAGAAGATGAAGTCACCGCCATGGTTGAATCCATTTTCAAAGACTGCACAGATCCTC AAAATAATGGAACAGGCGTGACGCTAAGGAAGCACTTGGGTTTAGTGACTTTCAACAACATAACAAGGCTAGCATTTGGGAAGAGGTTTGTGAATTCGGACGGAGTAGTGGACGAGCAAGGTTTAGAGTTCAAGGCAGTAGTGGCAAATGGGTTGAAACTTGGAGCTTCATTGGCCATGGCGGAGCACATTCCATGGCTCCGTTGGATGTTCCCATTAGAGGAAGAGGCTTTTGCTAAGCATGGCGCTCGAAGAGACCGTCTCACTAGAGCTATCATGGAAGAGCACACTCTTGCCCGCCAACAAAGCGGCGGTGTCAAGCATCATTTCGTCGATGCTTTACTTACCTTAAAAGAAAGATATGACTTAAGTGAAGACACTATTATTGGACTCTTATGG GACATGATCACAGCCGGGATGGACACGACAGCAATCACAGTGGAATGGGCCATGGCAGAGCTGATCAAGAACCCAAGAGTCCAACAAAAGGCCCAAGAGGAGCTTGACCGAGTGATTGGATTTGACCGTGTGATGACAGAGGCCGATTTCCCCAGCCTCCCATACTTGCAATGCGTAGCCAAGGAGGGATTAAGGCTGCACCCTCCAACTCCACTAATGCTGCCTCACCGTGCCAATGCTAATGTCAAAGTTGGAGGCTATGACATCCCCAAAGGATCAAACGTCCATGTCAATGTATGGGCTGTTGCTCGTGATCCAGCAGTGTGGAAGGACCCGTTGGAGTTTCGACCGGAGCGATTCTTCGAGGAGGATGTCGACATGAAGGGCCATGACTATAGGCTACTTCCATTTGGTGCAGGAAGAAGGGTGTGCCCAGGTGCTCAACTTGGGATAAATTTGGTGACATCTATGTTGGGTCATTTGTTGCACCATTTTACATGGGCTCCGGCCGGGGGAATGAAGCCAGAGGATATCGACATGTCAGAAAATCCTGGATTAGTGACTTATATGAAGACCCCAATACAAGCCGTGCCTACTCCCAGGCTGCCTTCACATTTGTACAAACGTGTGGCTgttgatatgtaa